In Paraburkholderia phytofirmans OLGA172, the genomic window TCTTCGCTGCGCGCGTCTCTGCCCGTGTGGCGCGTTCAGCGGCTTCCTTGGCGTCAGCAAAGCGCCGACTAGTGGATCAGGCGAGCGTCGTCGTTGCGTTGCGTGACAGTAACGCAACGGTAACGCTGCAGCCGTTTCATACGCTGGGCCGAAGCCCTCGGAACAATTCGTGAACAACGCATGAACACGCCGGAACATCTCTGAACATCATATGAACAAAACGTAGCATTGCGCGTGCGTCGGTGAGCATTGCGTCTTCACCGGCTATGTTCCATTCGTAATACGTGCGTAATACGAGAGGCGAAAATTTGCACAGTATGTATTACGCGGAAAACCCCTACCAGCAACGGTTTGCCGCCGAAATACGGCTGCGGCGTATTACGCGCTTTATGTTCCACTATCAGTAGTTTTCCGGGTTTGGAATCCGTCTTTCGGGAAAGACTGCTGGACTTACCCCGGTTTTCGGGACGGCCAGGCGCTCCGCGCCGGTTTCGCCGGCATGGAACCCGGAGTCGCCGACGCCGCGGGCGTCGGCGCACAGCCTCGGTTTGTCGCTCACACCACATTTTCCGTCGCAGACGGCACTTCATCGGTGCACAGGGACCATTGAGGGACCATAAAGGGACCATGCCTCAACGCGATTGGATGTGCAGGGACCACCACAGGACACACAAGGGACCATAAAGGGACCATCGAGGGACCAAAGAAGGAGCCTGCCCTGTAGAATCAGAAGAAATGGGACGAAAACCTGAAAATGATGAACATCAAAGAGTCGCCGAACGATCTCCCGAGCTTCACGGTCACGTCGCCAGCGCGCACGAAAACCGGGCGGCTCCGCGAGCTTCTCGAAGAAATCGAGGCCGCGCAGACCGCAGGATGGCGAATTGAAAAAATCGTCGAAGCCCTTCGAGGGCAAGCGCTGGATCTGAGCGTGGATTACATAAAAAACGCGTTGAAACGACTCAGGGCCGAGAGGCGAAATGGCAAAAATCAGAAGGCCGTGAAAACGGCTGAATCAGCACCAGAAAAAGAGCCTCAACCGGTGGAAAAATCACCGGGCGAGAAACTTGGAAAGCGCGACGGGGAATCTGGAAATGGAAGAATTTCAGCGGACGGTTTTCGGGATCCCGTGCCTACGTTCACCCGCGATATCCACCGGCGCATCAATCTCGACGAGTAAGACGGGGACGAATTGCTGGCCGCTTACCCGCGACGGTCAAGGAAAAGCCGATAGCAAGGCAGCAGATGACAGTACCAGCTCGCAGATCCAAGCCCCGCGATAGACTGTCATTCATGGCCCGATGCCATGCTCCAGGCGCGTGAGAACATCGCAAACGCGGTCATAGCCAGCCTGAGTAGCCATGACGTCCAGCGGGCGACAGCCATTCAGCATCGCATGAGGATGCAGCATCCATTGCATCGCGCGCACGGAATCTCCAAAAGTTTCCCCGGCCAGTGCCTGCACGTTGAGAATGCGCCGCGCATGCTCCGCAAGCCCCTCTTCGGCGGAGGACTGCGCGCGCTCGCCTAGCCGCCTCTGCCTGTGCGCTTCGATGCGGACCAAGGCACGCTCCTGTGCCGTCGCCAGTTCAATTTCACCGCGCGCCCAGCTTTCGAGATCAGCGATCGTCTCGGAATCCAGTTCCAGCCCTTCGAGCCTTTGTGTGGCAATCGCATTTGCCACGGTTGCGCGGCGCCCAGCCTGTTCGTGTTCGGAGAGCATGGCGACTTCCTGTATGTGAACCGTCATTTTCGCAAGACCCGATGAGCGGCTCAGGCAAAGATGTCTGCCACCGAGTACTGCCGCGTGAATATCCCGGTGTGGCGCGCGAGCACTTCTTCCATCAGGGCAGTCCGATAGCTGGCAAAACAGTCGACAAGCCGCCCTTCCGGGATGGAGGTGCCTGTCTGGCCGGGCGGAGCTGTATTACCCGCTTGCGCCAGCGCAAGCGCAGTGACCAGCAGCACGGCGCCCGCGGCGATGTCCCCGGGCGCGTCTTCGTTGGACAGGGCCTGCATCAGATCCCGGACCAGGGCGCGCAACCATCTATCGGGCAGGTTTTGCGGTAGTGCCGCTTCAGGCCCTCGCGTCAGTACCTCGCGCTGCAGCGCGACCAGGTCGGTCGGAGGGATCTGCCGGGGGCGTCGGACACTGATCATGCTTCATGAGCCTCTTCTTTGCTTGGCCAGAAAATGGGTCGTAAATACCGTGGTCGTA contains:
- a CDS encoding antitoxin Xre/MbcA/ParS toxin-binding domain-containing protein, which produces MLSEHEQAGRRATVANAIATQRLEGLELDSETIADLESWARGEIELATAQERALVRIEAHRQRRLGERAQSSAEEGLAEHARRILNVQALAGETFGDSVRAMQWMLHPHAMLNGCRPLDVMATQAGYDRVCDVLTRLEHGIGP